The Pelodiscus sinensis isolate JC-2024 chromosome 30, ASM4963464v1, whole genome shotgun sequence genome has a window encoding:
- the LOC142821264 gene encoding LOW QUALITY PROTEIN: granzyme H-like (The sequence of the model RefSeq protein was modified relative to this genomic sequence to represent the inferred CDS: inserted 2 bases in 1 codon), whose translation MAPQVRSSGKEAQPHSRPYMAFLDIQHGEETYRCGGFLVAENFVLTAAHCQGDRITVYLGAHNIRQQERSRXEIPVRRQIPHRQYNRETLNNDIMLLQLKSNAELNSWVDIVKLPNVKEKVKPYTVCSIAGWGFTSTESSYYPDMLQEVEVQVMPDAACPRKPVWLYGHYSPKTMMCVGNPSYCRDSAQGDSGGPLVCDDTAQGIVSWGPCKAPGVYMKISAFLPWLKKIMKRLRDRPRL comes from the exons ATGGCCCCGCAGGTGAGATCATCGGGCAAggaagcccagccccactccaggccctacATGGCCTTTCTGGACATCCAGCATGGAGAGGAGACTTATCGCTGCGGCGGGTTCCTGGTGGCGGAGAACTTTGTGCTGACGGCCGCTCACTGCCAGGGCGA CCGGATCACTGTGTACCTGGGAGCCCATAACATCCGCCAACAGGAACGGAGCCG CGAGATCCCTGTGCGCCGGCAGATCCCCCATCGGCAATACAATAGGGAGACCTTAAACAATGACATcatgctgctgcag CTGAAGTCCAATGCGGAGCTGAACAGCTGGGTTGATATAGTGAAGCTGCCGAACGTGAAAGAGAAAGTGAAACCTTACACCGTCTGCAGCATCGCTGGCTGGGGCTTCACCAGCACAGAGAGTTCCTATTACCCAGACATGCTCCAGGAGGTGGAGGTGCAGGTGATGCCGGATGCCGCATGTCCGAGGAAACCTGTTTGGCTATATGGTCACTACAGCCCCAAGACCATGATGTGTGTGGGGAACCCCTCCTACTGCAGGGACTCTGCCCAG GGCGACTCCGGGGGGCCCCTGGTGTGTGATGACACAGCCCAGGGCATCGTCTCCTGGGGGCCTTGCAAAGCTCCCGGCGTTTACATGAAAATCTCCGCCTTTTTGCCTTGGCTCAAAAAGATAATGAAGAGGCTGCGGGACAGACCCCGGCTGTGA